From a single Rosa rugosa chromosome 7, drRosRugo1.1, whole genome shotgun sequence genomic region:
- the LOC133720261 gene encoding aldehyde oxidase GLOX has translation MHMQLLHNNKVIMFDRTDFGASNISLPGGQCRDDPNDTALQHDCTAHSVLYDIGQNTFRPLTIQTDPWCSSGAVLPDGTLVQTGGYNDGDRSLRTFSPCNDDSCDWNEEPNYLLTRRWYATNQILPDGRVIIVGGRRQFNYEFYPRSSSSSTIWLELLRQTKDQGDENNLYPFLHLLPDGNLFIFANTRSILFDYKQNAVVKELPEIPGNEPRNYPSTGSSVLLPLDENQPFLEAEIVVCGGAPRGSRMLAESGSFVETLGTCGRINVNDANPNWVMEDMPLPRAMGDMLILPNGDVLILNGVGLGTAGWELGRNPVTAAVIYRPSELPERRFRVMAESKRPRLYHSSAVLITDGRVLVGGSNPHVAYNFTGVDFPTDLSLEAFSPPYLASEYEAVRPRIVSVDESIGYGERFLVAFAVPEYLDYSVLSVTLVAPSFTTHSFAMNQRMVMMRLGGVRRLALDTYEVGVVGPSAAEIAPPGYYLLFVVHANIPSSAMWVKLQ, from the coding sequence ATGCACATGCAACTCCTCCACAACAACAAGGTCATCATGTTCGACCGCACCGACTTCGGCGCCTCCAACATCTCCCTCCCCGGCGGCCAGTGCCGCGACGACCCCAACGACACCGCTTTGCAACATGACTGCACTGCCCACTCCGTCCTCTACGACATAGGCCAAAACACCTTCCGTCCACTCACCATCCAAACAGATCCGTGGTGCTCCTCCGGCGCCGTCCTCCCCGACGGAACCCTAGTCCAAACCGGCGGATACAACGACGGCGACCGCTCGTTGAGAACATTCTCTCCATGCAATGACGACAGTTGTGATTGGAACGAAGAACCAAACTACTTACTAACACGCAGATGGTACGCCACTAATCAAATATTACCGGACGGAAGAGTAATCATAGTCGGAGGTAGAAGACAGTTTAATTACGAGTTCTACCCTCGCAGCAGTTCTTCCTCAACTATCTGGCTTGAGCTTCTGAGACAAACCAAAGACCAGGGAGACGAAAACAACCTGTATCCATTTCTACATCTCTTGCCCGACGGAAACTTGTTTATCTTCGCCAACACTAGGTCTATACTCTTCGACTACAAGCAAAACGCCGTCGTTAAGGAGCTCCCGGAAATCCCAGGTAATGAACCACGTAACTATCCAAGCACGGGCTCCTCCGTCTTGCTTCCTTTGGATGAGAACCAGCCCTTCCTCGAAGCAGAGATAGTAGTCTGCGGCGGCGCTCCACGTGGCTCGCGCATGCTTGCTGAGAGTGGGAGCTTTGTTGAGACTCTAGGCACGTGCGGGCGGATCAACGTGAATGATGCAAACCCTAACTGGGTCATGGAGGACATGCCTTTACCTAGAGCTATGGGTGACATGCTTATTTTACCAAACGGAGACGTACTGATCTTAAACGGCGTTGGACTTGGCACAGCTGGTTGGGAGCTCGGGCGGAACCCGGTGACCGCAGCTGTCATTTATCGCCCGTCTGAGCTCCCTGAGCGGCGCTTTAGGGTTATGGCTGAGTCAAAACGGCCGAGGCTGTACCATTCTTCGGCCGTTTTGATCACGGATGGGCGGGTTTTAGTAGGAGGAAGCAACCCTCATGTGGCCTACAACTTCACTGGAGTGGACTTCCCGACGGACCTGAGCTTGGAGGCGTTTTCGCCGCCGTATTTGGCCAGCGAATACGAAGCGGTACGGCCGAGAATCGTTTCGGTGGATGAGAGTATTGGGTATGGGGAACGATTTTTGGTTGCGTTCGCGGTGCCTGAGTACTTGGACTATAGTGTGTTATCGGTTACGTTGGTTGCGCCGTCGTTTACGACGCACTCTTTTGCTATGAACCAGAGAATGGTGATGATGAGGTTGGGCGGAGTTAGGCGCTTGGCGTTGGATACGTATGAGGTTGGGGTGGTGGGGCCGTCGGCGGCGGAGATTGCACCGCCGGGTTATTATTTGTTGTTTGTGGTGCATGCGAATATACCTAGTTCTGCCATGTGGGTGAAGTTGCAGTGA
- the LOC133723936 gene encoding uncharacterized protein LOC133723936: MEINLSSITLRPFRLSDVEDLMTYAGDEQVTLNLRWKTLTTKEEAFTFLKDVCIPHPWRRSICIDDRSIGFISVFPWSGDESHKADMGYGIAPKYWGQGIVTEVVKTAVPLVFRDLPHLLRLQAFAYSENKASQRVLEKAGFQREGLLRKYEYIKGEIIDMVVYSFLSTD; the protein is encoded by the coding sequence ATGGAGATCAACTTGTCAAGCATCACCCTCCGTCCATTCCGGCTATCGGATGTCGAAGATCTCATGACATATGCCGGAGACGagcaagtgactctaaacctcCGATGGAAGACTTTGACAACCAAAGAGGAGGCTTTCACTTTCCTCAAAGATGTGTGTATCCCACACCCTTGGCGCCGGTCGATATGCATCGATGATCGTTCAATCGGCTTCATATCCGTCTTTCCATGGTCAGGTGATGAGAGTCACAAGGCTGACATGGGGTATGGTATAGCCCCAAAGTATTGGGGACAAGGAATAGTCACTGAAGTAGTTAAGACCGCCGTTCCTCTAGTGTTCAGGGACTTGCCTCATTTGCTTAGGTTGCAAGCTTTTGCATATTCAGAGAATAAGGCCTCTCAGAGGGTGTTGGAGAAAGCTGGGTTCCAGAGGGAGGGTTTGTTGAGGAAATATGAATATATTAAGGGAGAAATTATTGATATGGTTGTTTATAGTTTTCTATCAACAGATTAG
- the LOC133719873 gene encoding serine/threonine-protein kinase EDR1: MKHIFKKLHIGSNHDPAARSNEPPTTLTSPSPSCDSDHRQSAGNHPPASAFSSSSSSPVGTVPANGGVGANSESSVTATTGNRPDYMLSEEEFQVQLALAISASNSDDPEKDQIRTATMLSLGGGRRGGDQTGDEVDAAAAETLSRHYWEYNVLDYDEKVVDGFYDVYGLSTDSAVQGKMPSLANLETNLGRSGFEVSLVNRTLDPTLEELVQIAQCIAVDCPITNVGILVQRLAELVSGHMGGPVKDANIILARWMERSSELRASSQTIVLPIGSITIGLSRHRALLFKVLADSIKMPCRLLKGVHYTGVEDGAINVVKLEDDREFMVDLMADPGTLIPADNPSAKDTTFKPINPKSNRIPTFPSLIDSEIVYSGPKPLHGEGSSQSLQTSEKAESFWGEIGGRGVGSSGVPKRGTQLDHLPLSAFENSRYRGNRGAPAVDGVRMNQNVVPYAQNNSEDSNSLFADLNPFQVKGTGKAPIYNKPLENKADELQRPRNNLASYTKNVRAHNEVPKKKEYDYLDGIIPRVNREPNGYNPSSSASTSSTKSEQINTGGFKSTAHPNMSEYLQSGSVERENNVNGFHDRRKFTHERFMETNSKLKDPESCNSSFDSITSRVEQVFEDVDVSESEIPWEDLLIGERIGLGSYGEVYHAEWNGTEVAVKKFLDQDFSGAALAEFKREVRIMRRLRHPNVVLFMGAITRPPNLSIITEFLPRGSLYRIIHRPHCQIEERRRLKMALDVARGMNCLHSSNPTIVHRDLKSPNLLVDKNWNVKVGDFGLSRLKHNTFLSSKSTAGTPEWMAPEVLRNENSNEKCDVYSFGVILWELATLRLPWSGMNPMQVVGAVGFQNRRLDIPKEVDPPVARIIWQCWQTEPNLRPSFSELTVALKPLQRLVTPPNMDQPSSPLRQGISVNSIP; the protein is encoded by the exons ATGAAGCACATTTTCAAGAAGCTTCATATAGGGAGCAACCACGACCCGGCGGCTCGATCGAACGAGCCACCAACAACGTTGACGTCACCTTCACCGTCATGCGACTCCGATCACCGGCAGAGCGCCGGGAACCATCCCCCGGCGAGtgctttttcttcttcgtcGTCGTCGCCGGTGGGGACGGTACCGGCGAACGGAGGTGTAGGTGCCAATTCGGAGTCGTCTGTGACGGCGACGACCGGGAATCGGCCGGACTATATGTTGTCGGAGGAGGAGTTTCAGGTGCAGCTTGCGCTGGCGATCAGTGCTTCGAATTCGGATGATCCGGAGAAGGATCAGATCCGTACGGCGACGATGCTGAGCTTGGGCGGCGGCCGTCGTGGTGGTGATCAGACGGGGGATGAGGTGGATGCGGCCGCCGCGGAGACCTTGTCCAGGCACTATTGG GAATACAACGTGCTAGACTACGACGAAAAAGTGGTTGATGGGTTTTATGATGTATATGGACTTTCCACGGATTCTGCAGTACAAGGAAAAATGCCTTCTCTCGCAAATCTTGAAACAAACCTTGGGAGATCTGGATTTGAAGTTTCATTAGTAAATCGAACACTTGATCCTACCTTGGAAGAGTTGGTGCAAATTGCACAGTGTATTGCCGTAGACTGCCCCATCACCAATGTTGGAATTTTGGTACAGAGGCTTGCTGAACTCGTTAGCGGACATATGGGCGGGCCTGTAAAGGATGCTAATATCATCTTGGCGAGGTGGATGGAAAGAAGTTCAGAGTTGAGGGCATCTTCACAAACAATTGTACTACCTATTGGGTCCATAACCATTGGCCTCTCCCGACATCGTGCTTTACTTTTCAAG GTATTAGCTGACAGTATCAAGATGCCTTGCAGACTGCTTAAGGGTGTGCACTACACAGGTGTCGAGGATGGTGCTATTAATGTAGTAAAGTTGGAGGATGACAG GGAGTTTATGGTGGATCTTATGGCGGATCCTGGAACACTCATACCAGCTGACAATCCAAGTGCAAAGGACACTACCTTCAAGCCAATCAATCCGAAATCGAACAGAATCCCAACTTTCCCTTCTTTGATTGATTCTGAAATTGTGTACTCAGGACCAAAGCCATTACATGGAGAGGGAAGCAGCCAAAGCTTGCAAACTTCTGAGAAAGCAGAATCATTCTGGGGTGAAATTGGCGGCAGAGGAGTTGGTTCTTCTGGAGTCCCCAAGAGAGGAACTCAATTAGATCATCTTCCCTTGTCAGCTTTCGAAAATTCACGGTACAGAGGGAACCGTGGGGCACCTGCAGTTGATGGTGTGAGGATGAATCAAAATGTAGTTCCATATGCTCAAAATAACTCGGAGGACTCTAACAGTCTTTTTGCAGATCTTAACCCATTCCAAGTAAAAGGAACTGGGAAAGCTCCTATATATAACAAACCTTTGGAGAATAAGGCCGATGAGCTTCAGAGACCAAGAAATAATCTTGCCTCGTACACAAAAAATGTTCGTGCACACAATGAAGTCCCGAAAAAGAAGGAGTATGATTATTTGGATGGAATTATCCCAAGAGTTAATCGAGAACCCAATGGTTATAATCCGTCATCTTCAGCTTCCACCAGCTCCACCAAATCTGAACAGATCAATACTGGTGGTTTCAAATCTACTGCACATCCAAATATGTCTGAGTATTTACAAAGTGGCTCTGTAGAACGTGAGAATAATGTAAATGGCTTCCATGATCGAAGAAAGTTCACTCATGAAAGATTCATGGAGACCAATTCCAAACTGAAGGATCCAGAAAGTTGCAACTCATCCTTTGATTCCATAACAAGTAGGGTTGAGCAAGTATTTGAGGATGTTGATGTAAGTGAGAGTGAAATTCCGTGGGAAGACCTGCTTATTGGAGAAAGAATTGGACTGG GTTCATATGGAGAGGTGTACCATGCTGAATGGAATGGCACG GAAGTTGCTGTGAAGAAGTTCCTAGACCAGGATTTCTCGGGTGCTGCTTTGGCTGAGTTCAAaagagaa GTACGGATAATGCGTAGGCTGCGGCATCCGAATGTTGTGCTTTTTATGGGTGCTATTACACGTCCTCCTAACCTCTCTATCATTACAGAGTTCCTTCCAAG GGGAAGTCTATATCGGATTATCCATCGTCCTCATTGTCAAATTGAAGAGAGACGAAGATTAAAGATGGCTCTTGATGTG GCAAGGGGTATGAATTGCTTGCATTCGAGCAACCCCACTATTGTTCACCGGGATTTGAAATCTCCAAATCTATTGGTTGATAAGAACTGGAATGTGAAG GTAGGTGATTTTGGACTGTCGCGCTTGAAACATAACACTTTCTTGTCCTCCAAATCAACTGCTGGAACG CCTGAGTGGATGGCACCAGAAGTTTTGCGCAATGAAAACTCAAATGAAAA GTGTGATGTATATAGCTTTGGAGTAATTTTGTGGGAACTTGCTACTCTAAGATTGCCTTGGAGTGGGATGAACCCGATGCAAGTTGTGGGTGCGGTGGGTTTCCAGAATCGCCGCCTTGACATCCCTAAAGAAGTTGATCCCCCTGTTGCAAGGATAATTTGGCAATGCTGGCAGAC TGAGCCAAACTTGCGCCCCTCATTTTCAGAGCTCACGGTAGCTCTCAAGCCCCTGCAACGACTTGTCACTCCACCAAATATGGACCAGCCCAGCTCACCTCTACGACAAGGGATCTCAGTAAATTCTATACCATGA